The proteins below come from a single uncultured Dethiosulfovibrio sp. genomic window:
- a CDS encoding CDC48 family AAA ATPase encodes MLQVKDGSKKDIGRGIVRMDPADMGRLGFSDGEIVEIKGTRRTPVRLLATDHDNCGQEALFMDNLTRGNAGLSLDDRVSVHKVQVDFAMEVTIKPMTTMHLLEKDLDPKPLKDKIGGLPVIKGDRIRLSLGGGRDCDFQIVSTKPGGSVMLGPATELTVEKRTAGDRNEGIKYKDIGGLSGQLSRIREMIELPLRFPQAFLRLGVEPPKGVLLYGPPGTGKTVIAKAVANETEAWFTHISGPEIIGKYYGESEQRLRQVFEEAQAHAPSIIFIDEIDAIAPKREEMGGEKQVERRVVAQLLALMDGLQARGQIVVIAATNLPNSIDPALRRPGRFDREVPVPIPDRKGREEILQIHTRGMPLARDVDLTRIAEVTHGFVGADLEVLAKEAAMAALRGIMPSMDFEDPQVPYDRLRTMEIDMKNFSSALREVEPSAIREVFVERPNVTWDDVGGLDDVAMELREAVQWPLEHGDVFRRFRISPPKGIMIHGPSGTGKTLMVKALARESGANYISVKGPSLMSRYVGESERAIREVFRKAKQAAPSLLCFDEIESLVPVRGKDGGASSQFTDRVISQFLSEMGGMEDMDGVMVLATTNRIDLIDPAMFSAGRFDMVIELPLPDHDGRRAIFQVNLREKPLAQDVDLGELAKATEGATGGEISMICRMAATDAVREYIRAGETGQPTVEMRHFRKVLASRGRKNPVKEPQ; translated from the coding sequence ATGTTGCAGGTCAAGGACGGAAGCAAAAAGGACATAGGTAGAGGGATAGTGAGAATGGATCCCGCCGACATGGGAAGGCTGGGGTTTTCCGACGGGGAGATAGTGGAAATAAAGGGAACCAGGCGCACCCCTGTCAGGCTTTTGGCGACGGACCACGATAACTGTGGCCAGGAAGCACTGTTCATGGACAACCTGACCAGAGGCAACGCCGGGCTGTCGCTGGACGATCGGGTCTCGGTACACAAGGTCCAGGTGGACTTCGCCATGGAGGTGACCATAAAGCCTATGACCACCATGCACCTACTGGAAAAAGACCTGGACCCTAAGCCCCTTAAGGATAAGATAGGGGGCCTGCCGGTGATAAAGGGAGATCGAATCAGGCTGTCTTTAGGGGGCGGTAGGGACTGCGACTTCCAGATAGTATCCACCAAGCCCGGAGGTTCGGTCATGCTAGGCCCCGCTACTGAACTGACGGTGGAGAAAAGGACCGCTGGAGACAGAAACGAAGGGATCAAGTACAAAGACATAGGAGGTCTCTCCGGCCAGCTGAGCCGAATAAGGGAGATGATAGAGCTTCCCCTCCGTTTTCCCCAGGCTTTTTTGCGACTGGGGGTCGAGCCGCCGAAAGGGGTCCTTCTCTATGGACCTCCAGGAACCGGAAAGACGGTCATAGCTAAGGCGGTGGCCAACGAGACGGAAGCCTGGTTCACCCACATATCAGGACCGGAGATCATAGGCAAATACTACGGCGAGAGCGAACAGAGGCTGAGACAGGTCTTCGAGGAGGCCCAGGCCCACGCTCCATCCATAATCTTCATAGACGAAATAGACGCCATAGCCCCTAAGAGGGAGGAGATGGGTGGAGAAAAACAGGTCGAGCGCAGGGTGGTAGCCCAGCTTCTGGCCCTGATGGACGGACTCCAGGCCAGAGGTCAGATAGTGGTCATAGCGGCGACAAACCTCCCAAACAGCATAGACCCGGCTCTGAGAAGGCCTGGTCGTTTCGACCGAGAGGTCCCGGTCCCAATCCCCGACAGGAAGGGCAGAGAGGAGATACTCCAGATACACACCAGAGGGATGCCTCTGGCCCGGGACGTCGACCTGACCAGAATCGCCGAGGTGACCCACGGCTTCGTAGGGGCAGACCTCGAGGTCCTCGCCAAAGAGGCGGCAATGGCGGCCCTCAGAGGGATAATGCCCTCTATGGACTTCGAGGATCCTCAGGTCCCTTACGACAGACTTAGGACCATGGAGATAGACATGAAGAACTTCTCTTCCGCACTACGAGAGGTCGAGCCTTCCGCCATAAGGGAGGTCTTCGTCGAGAGGCCCAACGTCACCTGGGACGACGTAGGAGGACTGGACGACGTGGCTATGGAGCTGAGGGAGGCGGTTCAGTGGCCCCTGGAGCACGGCGACGTCTTTCGTCGGTTTAGGATCTCTCCACCTAAGGGGATAATGATCCACGGCCCGTCGGGGACGGGAAAGACCCTTATGGTGAAGGCACTGGCCAGAGAGAGCGGAGCGAACTACATCTCCGTCAAAGGCCCGTCCCTGATGTCCCGCTACGTAGGCGAGAGCGAGAGGGCCATCAGGGAGGTTTTCAGAAAGGCAAAACAGGCGGCCCCGTCGCTGCTGTGCTTCGACGAGATAGAGTCGCTGGTCCCGGTGAGGGGAAAAGACGGAGGGGCCTCCTCCCAGTTTACCGATCGAGTCATAAGCCAGTTTCTCTCCGAGATGGGCGGCATGGAGGACATGGACGGAGTCATGGTTCTGGCGACCACAAACAGAATCGACCTGATAGACCCGGCGATGTTCAGCGCTGGCAGGTTCGATATGGTCATAGAACTGCCTCTGCCGGACCACGACGGCAGGAGGGCCATATTCCAGGTCAACTTAAGGGAAAAACCTCTGGCCCAGGACGTAGATCTAGGAGAGCTTGCCAAGGCCACCGAAGGGGCTACAGGCGGGGAGATATCCATGATCTGCCGTATGGCGGCCACCGACGCGGTGAGGGAGTATATCCGGGCGGGGGAGACCGGGCAGCCCACGGTGGAGATGAGACACTTCCGTAAAGTGCTGGCGTCCAGGGGCAGGAAAAATCCGGTGAAAGAACCTCAGTAA
- a CDS encoding argininosuccinate synthase has product MEKKGKIVLAYSGGLDTSVAVCWLMEKGYDVVTLTADVGQSVNLEEKKAKALKTGAVAAYVMDLKKQFVQEYVWPALKANGMYQGTYPLSSALSRPLISEHLAWVAKNEGAVAVAHGCTGKGQDQVRFEVAIGALNPELEVVAPVRDWRFSREAEIEYAKEHDIEVGASIESPYSIDENLWGRAIECGALEDPWNECPEDAFTISVSQEAAPNVAENVEITFEKGIPVALNGEQMDGVSLILKLRSIAGTHGVGRIDMLEDRLVGFKSREVYECPAAITLIAAHRALETMTLAKDVLATKKQLEVQFAELTYTGYWFSPLKEAIDAFIDKTQETVSGTVRVKLFKGMATVTGIKSAKSVYNHDLATYSEEDAFDHGAAVGFIKVWGLPLKTWKQTHKQDQEKAHSLSVSC; this is encoded by the coding sequence ATGGAGAAGAAGGGAAAGATCGTCCTCGCCTACAGCGGTGGGTTGGACACGTCGGTGGCGGTTTGCTGGCTTATGGAGAAAGGCTACGACGTGGTCACTCTGACCGCCGACGTAGGCCAATCGGTGAACCTGGAGGAGAAGAAGGCCAAGGCCCTCAAGACCGGGGCGGTAGCGGCCTACGTCATGGACCTTAAAAAACAGTTTGTCCAGGAGTACGTTTGGCCGGCGCTGAAGGCCAACGGAATGTACCAGGGGACCTATCCTCTGAGCTCCGCCCTCTCCCGACCTCTCATATCCGAACATCTGGCTTGGGTCGCAAAGAACGAGGGAGCTGTGGCGGTCGCCCACGGTTGTACCGGAAAAGGACAGGACCAGGTCCGTTTCGAGGTCGCAATAGGGGCCCTCAACCCTGAGCTTGAGGTAGTAGCTCCGGTACGGGATTGGCGATTCAGCCGGGAGGCGGAGATAGAGTACGCCAAAGAGCACGATATAGAGGTAGGGGCCTCTATAGAGTCGCCGTACAGCATAGACGAAAACCTCTGGGGACGGGCCATAGAGTGTGGAGCCCTGGAGGATCCCTGGAACGAATGCCCTGAAGACGCTTTCACGATCTCCGTTTCTCAGGAGGCAGCCCCGAACGTGGCGGAAAACGTCGAGATAACCTTCGAAAAAGGCATACCTGTGGCCTTAAACGGCGAGCAGATGGATGGGGTCTCTCTGATATTGAAGCTTCGGTCTATCGCAGGGACTCACGGAGTTGGTCGGATAGATATGCTTGAGGATCGGTTGGTGGGATTTAAGAGCCGTGAGGTGTACGAGTGCCCCGCCGCCATCACGTTGATCGCCGCCCACAGGGCCCTGGAGACCATGACCTTGGCGAAAGACGTCCTCGCCACGAAGAAGCAGCTGGAGGTCCAGTTCGCCGAGTTGACCTACACAGGATATTGGTTCTCCCCTCTGAAGGAGGCTATAGACGCCTTCATAGACAAGACCCAGGAGACCGTCAGCGGTACGGTAAGGGTGAAGCTATTCAAGGGAATGGCCACTGTGACCGGAATCAAGTCGGCTAAGTCGGTGTACAACCACGATCTGGCGACCTATTCCGAAGAGGACGCTTTCGATCACGGTGCAGCGGTGGGCTTTATCAAGGTATGGGGGCTGCCACTTAAGACCTGGAAGCAGACCCACAAACAGGATCAGGAGAAGGCCCACTCTCTGTCGGTGTCCTGCTGA
- the argH gene encoding argininosuccinate lyase gives MWKGRFSQETDRRVQDFSQSLDLDWRLAKWDIRGSLAHGEMLAKQGLISLEELDSIREGFQSILEEIDRGEFVPDKELEDVHMNLESRLTERIGDAGARLHTGRSRNDQVGTTMRLYVKDQLCEVKEGLGDLLEALLDRAEAHREVIVPGYTHLQQAQPISMGHFWMAHFQAFSRDLKRLEFARDSSDECPLGCGALAGSTLPLDREYTSQILGFSRLCENSMDGVAQRDYIYDVLSFASMFAVHCSRLAEDLIIYFSSEFGWVKLPDGFCTGSSIMPQKKNPDVLELVRGRTGQVIGHMVDLLITLKGLPMTYNRDLQEDKRGLFSTFDVLSHVMGVLPSLIKSVEVDADRAAESFSDGMALATDVAEYLVTKGIPFREAHHRVGSLVGWCVREGMSLFDLTAEQFREFLGEETGDDLLPMVDLEAAVARRDTAGGTGFRQVSRQIDKGRELLGRIRTGGCALGDL, from the coding sequence ATGTGGAAGGGCCGTTTTTCCCAGGAGACCGACAGGCGGGTGCAGGATTTCTCCCAGTCTCTTGACCTGGACTGGCGTCTGGCTAAATGGGATATAAGAGGCAGTCTCGCCCACGGGGAGATGCTGGCGAAACAGGGGTTAATATCCCTGGAGGAGCTTGACTCCATAAGGGAGGGGTTTCAGTCCATCCTGGAGGAGATAGATAGAGGTGAGTTCGTCCCGGATAAAGAGCTCGAGGACGTTCATATGAACCTGGAGAGTCGGCTCACCGAGAGGATCGGTGACGCTGGGGCGAGGCTCCATACCGGCAGGAGCAGAAACGATCAGGTAGGAACCACCATGAGGCTCTACGTCAAAGATCAGCTGTGTGAGGTCAAAGAGGGACTAGGCGATCTGTTGGAGGCCCTTCTTGACAGGGCGGAGGCTCACAGAGAGGTCATAGTTCCGGGCTATACCCATCTACAGCAGGCTCAACCTATAAGCATGGGACACTTCTGGATGGCCCATTTTCAGGCCTTTTCGAGGGATCTGAAACGGCTTGAGTTCGCTAGAGATAGCTCCGACGAGTGCCCTCTAGGCTGTGGTGCTCTCGCTGGATCTACTCTGCCTCTGGACAGGGAATACACCTCCCAGATACTCGGCTTCTCCAGATTGTGCGAGAACAGCATGGACGGAGTGGCCCAGAGGGACTATATTTACGACGTTCTCAGCTTCGCCTCCATGTTCGCCGTCCACTGTAGCAGGTTGGCGGAGGATCTGATAATTTACTTTAGCTCCGAGTTCGGGTGGGTGAAGCTCCCCGACGGGTTCTGCACAGGCTCTAGCATAATGCCTCAGAAGAAAAACCCCGACGTCCTGGAGCTGGTTAGAGGTCGGACAGGGCAGGTAATAGGCCATATGGTGGACCTTCTCATAACCCTCAAAGGCCTTCCTATGACCTACAACCGGGACCTTCAAGAGGACAAAAGAGGGCTCTTTTCCACCTTCGACGTGTTGTCCCACGTTATGGGCGTACTCCCCTCCCTCATAAAGTCCGTCGAGGTGGACGCCGACAGGGCGGCGGAGAGTTTTTCTGACGGAATGGCTCTGGCCACCGATGTAGCGGAGTACCTTGTCACCAAAGGGATTCCATTCAGAGAGGCTCACCACAGGGTGGGAAGTCTGGTCGGCTGGTGCGTCAGGGAGGGCATGAGCCTTTTCGACCTCACGGCGGAACAGTTCAGGGAATTTTTAGGGGAGGAGACAGGAGACGATCTGCTGCCGATGGTTGACCTAGAGGCCGCCGTGGCCCGGAGGGACACAGCAGGAGGCACTGGTTTCAGACAGGTGTCCCGTCAGATAGATAAAGGCAGAGAGCTTCTAGGAAGGATAAGGACCGGAGGTTGCGCTTTAGGGGATCTTTAA
- a CDS encoding PLP-dependent aminotransferase family protein: MRYSKRVEWCDTSDIGDILKALSNPEILSLAGGLPAPELFPIEEVKMATALVLDREGERALQYSSAYGDPRLRDIVAKRMTEKYRTPARADEVLITNGSQQALDMAGKVFLDEGSVVLCESPTYLGALGAFKTYGARFVGVETDKDGMVIEDLERKLKEVDDVRLVYVNPDFQNPTGIDWSVERRKAFAEVVGRFGVPAIEDNPYGELRFDGPCPPSIKSFDTSGVVISLGSFSKIFCPGMRVAWMIAEPEILSKFADMKQNDILCSSTLHQAQIVAYMEMFDLDLHVERICQVYSKRLSVMMESIGQFFPEGAVVNPPAGGLFAWVELPEGINAREVFKVAVEEHKVAFVPGGAFFAEPGHENYMRLNFSGVGEDRIREGIRRLGQVLSQSL; this comes from the coding sequence ATGAGATATTCAAAGAGAGTCGAATGGTGCGATACGTCCGATATAGGGGATATCCTCAAGGCCCTTTCTAACCCGGAGATACTTTCCCTGGCAGGCGGTCTTCCCGCTCCTGAGCTGTTCCCCATAGAGGAGGTCAAGATGGCCACCGCCTTGGTCCTGGACAGAGAGGGAGAGAGGGCTCTCCAGTATTCCTCCGCCTACGGTGATCCAAGGCTCAGGGATATCGTGGCAAAGAGGATGACGGAGAAATACCGGACTCCCGCCAGGGCCGATGAGGTGCTGATAACCAACGGTTCTCAACAGGCCCTGGATATGGCGGGGAAGGTCTTCCTGGACGAGGGGTCGGTGGTTCTCTGCGAGAGCCCTACCTATCTCGGGGCTCTAGGGGCCTTCAAAACCTATGGAGCCAGATTCGTAGGTGTCGAGACAGACAAAGACGGTATGGTAATAGAGGACTTAGAGAGAAAACTTAAGGAAGTTGACGATGTCCGGCTGGTCTACGTCAACCCGGACTTCCAGAATCCCACCGGCATAGACTGGTCGGTCGAGAGGAGAAAGGCCTTCGCCGAGGTTGTAGGAAGATTCGGAGTTCCGGCCATAGAGGACAACCCCTACGGGGAGCTGCGTTTCGATGGCCCATGCCCTCCGTCCATAAAGAGTTTCGACACCTCCGGGGTCGTTATCTCACTGGGGTCATTCTCGAAAATCTTCTGTCCCGGCATGAGGGTGGCGTGGATGATCGCCGAGCCTGAGATTCTGTCCAAGTTCGCCGATATGAAGCAAAACGACATACTTTGCTCGTCCACCCTCCATCAGGCCCAGATCGTGGCCTATATGGAGATGTTCGACTTAGATCTTCACGTGGAGAGGATCTGCCAGGTTTACAGCAAGAGACTGTCGGTGATGATGGAGTCTATCGGCCAGTTTTTCCCCGAGGGAGCGGTGGTCAATCCTCCGGCGGGAGGGCTTTTCGCCTGGGTGGAGCTTCCTGAGGGGATCAACGCACGAGAGGTCTTCAAGGTAGCTGTCGAGGAGCACAAGGTGGCCTTCGTCCCCGGCGGGGCCTTCTTCGCCGAGCCGGGCCACGAGAACTACATGAGGTTGAACTTCTCCGGCGTAGGAGAGGACCGTATCAGAGAGGGAATCCGCAGGCTCGGTCAGGTGTTGTCCCAGAGCCTTTAG
- a CDS encoding PLP-dependent aminotransferase family protein: protein MSTVWEDNYSYTARNVRPSPVREMLSVIKQPGMISFAGGMPAPEVFPVDKFYEGAHVLKDDGKNLLQYGTTEGYPPLKEFLASFTAERMGRTVSNDEMLLTTGSQQALELFASAMIDRGDFVVTENPSYLAALTTFYNHGAQFLGIPTDQDGMKVDLLPAVIEKARSEGKKVKFIYTIVNFHNPGGATMSLERRKKLVEISHRYDIPIFEDDPYGYVRYEGEHLPSIFSFDDKGGTLYAGSFSKILAPGSRIGWVTGSQEIIRKMVVFKQAADLCSSPICQSLVYEYCRKGYLEEHLPVIIDNYRPKRDKMEEALRKYLAPYGITWVKPEGGFFFWLDMPGIDCRDLFKRAVEKKVAFVVGTPFCVDEAAGIDKARLNFTFVQPDVIEEGISRLGQAIAEMKS, encoded by the coding sequence GTGAGTACAGTCTGGGAAGATAACTACAGTTACACCGCTCGCAACGTGAGGCCCTCGCCGGTTCGGGAAATGTTGTCGGTCATAAAGCAGCCCGGCATGATCTCCTTCGCAGGGGGAATGCCCGCACCGGAGGTCTTTCCGGTGGACAAGTTCTACGAGGGAGCCCACGTCCTCAAAGACGACGGCAAAAACCTCCTACAGTACGGGACCACAGAGGGATACCCGCCACTGAAGGAGTTTCTGGCCTCCTTTACCGCCGAGAGGATGGGACGGACCGTCAGCAATGACGAGATGCTCCTGACCACCGGATCCCAACAGGCTCTAGAGCTCTTCGCCTCCGCTATGATAGACAGAGGGGATTTCGTGGTGACGGAAAACCCGTCCTACCTGGCGGCTCTCACCACCTTCTACAACCACGGAGCCCAGTTTCTCGGAATACCTACCGACCAGGACGGCATGAAGGTCGACCTTCTGCCCGCAGTTATAGAGAAAGCTCGCTCCGAGGGCAAAAAGGTAAAGTTCATATACACGATAGTGAACTTCCATAACCCCGGCGGAGCCACCATGAGCCTGGAGAGACGTAAAAAACTGGTGGAGATATCCCACCGCTACGATATCCCTATCTTCGAGGACGACCCCTACGGCTACGTGAGATACGAGGGAGAGCACCTGCCGTCGATCTTCTCCTTCGACGACAAAGGGGGGACCCTCTACGCTGGATCTTTCTCCAAGATACTGGCCCCAGGATCCCGAATAGGCTGGGTCACCGGAAGCCAAGAGATAATACGGAAGATGGTGGTGTTCAAGCAGGCGGCGGACCTGTGCTCCAGCCCTATCTGCCAGTCCCTTGTCTACGAATACTGCCGGAAGGGATACCTGGAGGAGCACCTTCCGGTCATAATCGACAACTATCGCCCTAAGAGGGACAAAATGGAGGAGGCCCTTCGTAAATACCTGGCCCCTTACGGCATAACCTGGGTGAAGCCCGAAGGGGGTTTCTTCTTTTGGCTCGATATGCCGGGGATAGACTGCCGTGACCTGTTCAAGAGGGCGGTGGAGAAGAAGGTCGCCTTCGTCGTAGGAACCCCTTTCTGCGTCGACGAGGCGGCGGGAATCGACAAGGCCAGGCTTAACTTCACCTTCGTCCAGCCCGATGTCATAGAGGAGGGAATAAGCCGCCTCGGCCAGGCTATCGCCGAGATGAAGTCCTAA